A stretch of Actinomycetes bacterium DNA encodes these proteins:
- a CDS encoding ABC transporter ATP-binding protein, with protein sequence MRLRRQQEEQVIMLSGFPPVLECRGVTAGYGDVQVLFGVDMHIQRGEVVALLGANGAGKTTLLRVLSGLEPSWGGEVLLNSVPLGDTPCFRRIGEGICQIVGGESIADGLTVGEHLKLWASSLERGAPVAERMQEVAAVFPRLEERRSQMASTLSGGEKQMLALAKALIVHPDLLVIDEFSLGLAPIVVGELLPVIRRINERGSAVLMVEQSVNVALAVAHRAYCMEKGAMVYHGSAEQLRSQPDLLRSVYLEGVTAALASHGGGVQ encoded by the coding sequence ATGAGGCTTCGACGACAGCAAGAGGAGCAGGTGATCATGCTCAGCGGATTCCCGCCGGTGCTCGAATGCAGGGGTGTGACGGCCGGATACGGCGACGTGCAGGTCCTGTTCGGTGTCGACATGCACATCCAACGAGGTGAGGTGGTCGCCCTGCTCGGTGCCAACGGCGCCGGCAAGACCACCCTGTTGCGCGTGCTCTCCGGACTGGAACCCAGCTGGGGTGGAGAGGTCCTGCTCAACTCGGTGCCACTCGGCGACACACCCTGCTTCCGTCGCATCGGCGAGGGCATCTGCCAGATCGTCGGTGGTGAGTCGATCGCCGACGGCCTCACAGTGGGTGAACACCTGAAGCTGTGGGCATCCAGCCTCGAACGCGGCGCACCGGTCGCCGAGCGCATGCAGGAAGTGGCGGCGGTGTTCCCTCGCCTCGAGGAGCGACGCTCGCAGATGGCCTCCACCCTCTCGGGTGGTGAGAAGCAGATGCTGGCGCTCGCCAAGGCGCTGATCGTGCACCCGGACCTGCTGGTCATAGATGAGTTCTCACTCGGGCTCGCCCCGATCGTCGTGGGTGAGCTCCTGCCCGTGATCCGCCGGATCAACGAGCGGGGATCGGCTGTGCTGATGGTCGAGCAGTCGGTCAACGTGGCGCTGGCCGTGGCGCACCGTGCCTACTGCATGGAGAAGGGCGCGATGGTCTATCACGGCTCCGCCGAGCAGCTCCGTTCGCAGCCTGACCTGCTCCGCTCCGTCTACCTCGAGGGCGTCACTGCCGCGCTCGCCAGCCACGGTGGAGGCGTGCAGTGA
- a CDS encoding ATP-binding cassette domain-containing protein, with the protein MNAPAGLTGTVMAYEVSPAILTRGVLTGLGYALLAVGLVLAYRSSRFINFAHSAIGIFAAIIMGWFVQELGLPYWIGFLVGLGVAAGIGIGTEFVVVRRLSDSPRVLAMIATLGLSQVLILMASLIASEVGLSNAFPAPPGFPTFDVGALQVVPALSALAILSPIVLVGIGLFLRFSKAGIGIRAAASNPDAAALAGVSPERMARISWGLAGAVAAFSAILFLGEGNVLTPETLGPSLLVRGLAAASIARFRNIPVAAACGVGIGVVEAVLATGDANSGLIELVLLVAILAALATERRSGREGETQNWGQLAADSRPPLAYRDMAVFRFAPLILGVVLLVAALGLSTLLVPSDAAVMNRVVAFAMVGASIALITGLGGQLTLGQFGIAGVGAAVSVVVVDRVGEWNWSPVAAMAAGAVVAALLGLPALRVRGLQLGVVTLAFALVASNWLLEQEWLLGSDGVVPGRPLHSPEVGSFLQVSIICLAVVLFLLRNLRVGAFGRKLVAVRDNEKAARAMSVSAMKVTVQANVLSGAVAGLGGALLAHGLSTVRAADFSVAASIDAVAVTVIGGLGSLFGSLLGSLYLIGIPGVIDLPIWGLALLNLGWIVLILAVPGGLAHFGTRIRVRVQDAIAAFLGAVEVPRDTPPPDPLDLVPDQAPIVLGELEAHGPQTPPPFNPASIITVPAQSPQYQEPQQYQEQPLQPGPQVQPAYHLPPVLAASGLVKRYGSVPAVDGVELAVFPGEVVGLIGPNGAGKTTLFELLSGFVHPDEGVVVFDGHDISSLTPNRRSELGLARSFQSATLFPTLSLLDTVMVARERLAPSTIRESMIGLGGRDREREQAALELIEAFGLGEFTEVPVGNLPTGTRRLGELACAVAMQPKLLLLDEPSAGIAQSEVEQLSTVLVGLRNNYGLTMVIIEHDLPMLSSVCDRMIALELGRIIAQGAPLDVQRHPEVVQAYMGTEQAAISRSGALITL; encoded by the coding sequence GTGAATGCGCCGGCCGGCCTGACGGGCACGGTGATGGCCTACGAGGTCTCACCTGCCATCCTCACCCGCGGAGTGCTCACCGGCCTCGGCTACGCGCTGCTCGCCGTGGGCCTGGTGCTCGCATACCGGTCGAGCCGGTTCATCAACTTCGCCCACTCGGCGATCGGCATCTTCGCCGCGATCATCATGGGCTGGTTCGTCCAGGAGCTGGGCCTCCCGTACTGGATCGGCTTCCTGGTCGGCCTTGGCGTGGCGGCCGGTATCGGCATCGGCACCGAGTTCGTGGTGGTTCGCAGGCTGTCGGACTCGCCGCGGGTACTGGCGATGATCGCCACGCTCGGGCTGTCCCAGGTCCTGATCCTGATGGCCTCGCTGATTGCGAGCGAGGTCGGCCTCTCCAATGCCTTCCCGGCACCACCCGGCTTTCCGACCTTCGACGTGGGCGCCCTGCAGGTGGTGCCTGCGCTGAGCGCGCTCGCGATCCTGTCGCCGATCGTGCTGGTCGGCATCGGCCTCTTCCTGAGGTTCTCCAAGGCCGGCATCGGGATCCGCGCCGCCGCTTCCAACCCCGACGCCGCCGCTCTGGCCGGTGTGAGCCCCGAGCGCATGGCCCGGATCTCATGGGGCCTGGCGGGTGCCGTGGCCGCGTTCTCGGCGATCCTGTTCCTCGGTGAGGGCAACGTGCTCACTCCCGAGACGCTTGGACCGTCACTCCTGGTGCGTGGCCTCGCAGCCGCTTCCATCGCGCGTTTCCGGAACATCCCCGTTGCCGCAGCATGCGGTGTGGGCATCGGTGTGGTCGAAGCCGTGCTCGCCACGGGCGACGCGAACTCCGGGCTGATCGAGCTCGTGTTGCTGGTTGCGATCCTGGCGGCACTCGCCACCGAGCGCCGTAGCGGCCGTGAGGGCGAGACGCAGAACTGGGGGCAGCTCGCCGCCGACTCCCGCCCGCCTCTGGCCTACCGCGACATGGCCGTGTTCCGATTCGCGCCGCTGATCCTGGGCGTCGTCCTGTTGGTCGCGGCGCTCGGCCTGTCGACGTTGCTCGTGCCTTCCGACGCCGCGGTCATGAACCGAGTCGTCGCCTTTGCCATGGTCGGCGCTTCGATTGCGCTCATCACCGGCCTGGGTGGCCAGCTGACCCTGGGTCAGTTCGGAATCGCCGGTGTGGGTGCGGCTGTGTCGGTGGTGGTCGTCGACCGCGTTGGGGAGTGGAACTGGTCACCCGTCGCCGCGATGGCCGCGGGTGCAGTGGTGGCCGCCCTGCTCGGCCTTCCGGCGCTTCGGGTGCGCGGCCTCCAGTTGGGAGTCGTGACCCTCGCCTTTGCCCTCGTGGCCTCCAACTGGCTGCTCGAGCAGGAGTGGCTGCTGGGCTCTGACGGAGTCGTGCCGGGACGTCCCCTGCACTCTCCGGAAGTCGGCAGCTTCCTTCAGGTGTCGATCATCTGTCTGGCGGTCGTGTTGTTCCTCCTGCGCAACCTCCGCGTGGGGGCATTCGGCCGCAAGCTCGTGGCGGTCCGCGACAACGAGAAGGCAGCGCGCGCCATGTCGGTGTCCGCGATGAAGGTCACGGTGCAGGCCAACGTGCTCTCAGGTGCCGTGGCCGGTCTCGGCGGAGCCCTGCTGGCCCACGGCCTGTCCACCGTGCGTGCCGCCGACTTCTCGGTGGCTGCTTCCATCGACGCCGTGGCGGTCACCGTCATCGGCGGTCTCGGGTCGCTGTTCGGGTCACTGCTCGGCTCGCTGTACCTCATCGGCATTCCAGGGGTGATCGACCTGCCGATCTGGGGCCTCGCGCTGCTCAACCTCGGCTGGATCGTGCTGATCCTCGCCGTTCCCGGCGGGTTGGCCCACTTCGGCACGCGCATCAGGGTGAGGGTCCAGGACGCAATCGCCGCCTTCCTCGGTGCTGTCGAGGTGCCTCGTGACACCCCACCGCCCGACCCGCTCGACTTGGTGCCCGATCAGGCCCCGATCGTGCTCGGCGAGCTCGAGGCACACGGGCCCCAGACGCCGCCGCCGTTCAATCCGGCATCCATCATCACGGTGCCTGCACAATCCCCGCAGTACCAGGAGCCCCAGCAGTACCAGGAGCAGCCGTTGCAGCCCGGGCCCCAGGTGCAGCCGGCGTACCACCTGCCTCCCGTGCTTGCTGCCAGTGGATTGGTGAAACGCTATGGCTCGGTGCCCGCGGTCGACGGCGTCGAACTCGCGGTCTTCCCCGGTGAGGTCGTCGGGCTGATCGGTCCCAACGGTGCCGGCAAGACCACGCTGTTCGAGTTGTTGTCCGGGTTCGTGCACCCCGATGAGGGCGTTGTGGTGTTCGACGGCCACGACATCAGCTCGCTGACCCCCAACCGCCGAAGCGAGCTCGGGCTGGCCCGTTCGTTCCAGTCGGCCACGCTGTTCCCCACGCTCAGTCTGCTCGACACGGTGATGGTGGCTCGCGAGCGCCTCGCGCCCTCGACGATCAGGGAGTCGATGATCGGCCTCGGCGGCAGGGACCGCGAGCGGGAGCAGGCCGCGCTCGAGCTCATCGAGGCATTCGGCCTCGGTGAGTTCACCGAGGTTCCGGTCGGCAACCTGCCCACGGGCACCCGTCGACTCGGCGAGCTGGCCTGTGCGGTGGCGATGCAGCCGAAGCTGCTGCTGCTCGACGAGCCCTCTGCGGGCATCGCCCAGTCGGAGGTGGAGCAGCTTTCGACGGTGCTGGTAGGCCTGCGCAACAACTACGGGCTGACGATGGTGATCATCGAGCACGACCTGCCGATGCTGTCGTCGGTCTGTGACCGCATGATCGCGCTCGAGCTGGGCCGCATCATCGCCCAGGGTGCACCCCTCGACGTGCAGCGCCACCCCGAGGTGGTGCAGGCCTACATGGGAACCGAGCAGGCGGCGATCAGCCGCTCC